From a region of the Mycobacterium sp. SMC-8 genome:
- a CDS encoding class I SAM-dependent methyltransferase: MTPEHYDVPDAFDAGAQAYDGLVGANPGYHEHLRLSAQRMQLPDQGRGLRLLDIGCGTGLSTAALLSVAPYAEIVAVDGSGGMLAQARAKSWPPSVTFVRSRAETLQDAGVNGPFDGILAAYLIRNVDDKDDVLGSLLKLLKPGAVLAVHEYSVRDSRLASAVWNLVATAIIIPAGRVRSGDAGLYRYLRRSVNEFDGAEQFRDRLRRNGFIDVQSMTVSGWQRGIVHTFLGRAPHAATD; this comes from the coding sequence ATGACCCCCGAACACTACGACGTCCCCGATGCCTTCGACGCCGGGGCGCAGGCCTACGACGGGCTGGTCGGCGCCAACCCCGGCTACCACGAACACCTCCGCCTGTCGGCACAGCGAATGCAGTTGCCCGACCAGGGCCGCGGTTTGCGCCTGCTCGACATCGGTTGCGGCACCGGGCTGTCCACCGCGGCGCTGCTCAGTGTCGCACCGTACGCCGAGATCGTCGCGGTCGACGGATCGGGCGGGATGCTGGCGCAGGCGCGGGCCAAGTCGTGGCCGCCCTCGGTGACGTTCGTGCGCAGCCGCGCCGAGACCCTCCAGGACGCCGGGGTGAACGGCCCGTTCGACGGCATCCTCGCCGCCTATCTGATCCGCAACGTCGACGACAAGGACGACGTGCTGGGATCGCTGCTGAAACTCCTGAAACCCGGGGCGGTGCTGGCCGTACACGAGTACTCGGTGCGCGACTCCCGGCTGGCCTCCGCCGTCTGGAACCTGGTCGCCACCGCGATCATCATCCCGGCGGGCCGGGTGCGCTCCGGCGACGCCGGCCTCTACCGGTACCTGCGGCGCAGTGTCAACGAGTTCGACGGTGCCGAACAGTTCCGTGACCGGCTGCGGCGCAACGGTTTCATCGACGTGCAGAGCATGACCGTGTCCGGCTGGCAGCGCGGCATCGTGCACACCTTCCTCGGCCGCGCGCCGCACGCAGCGACGGACTAA